One window of Oryza brachyantha chromosome 12, ObraRS2, whole genome shotgun sequence genomic DNA carries:
- the LOC102708292 gene encoding diacylglycerol kinase 2: protein MDLVGSLLVNMSHLVDTSGLQFFGWLITAGSVGLAALIYALLRLQRAASLYWIKAAAREKKAAWKALRCPSSSHTWTEDYFRGGHPSTCCVCLSSLSSTQGVGSRGADAVVVHRCSVCGVAAHSGCSRRAEKDCKCVSQHGASTLLHHWSERWVEVDDNPEMSSFCYYCDEPCGVPFLGVSPIWRCLWCQRQIHVDCHAKLLKETGNTCDLGLLRRLIVPPLSVKEVGQGPAITGMFNSIKEGLVTSSVRGRIKRRGNKKRINNQPGGKTSVVPTNSSILDSVLEGFARLQNLDGKYALTNHKFTENSLKQTHGYGSPNGGKKKYEIVDLPQDSRPLLVFINGKSGGRSGPSLRRRLNMLLNPIQIFELSASQGPEVGLQLFHNVKHFRILVCGGDGTVAWVLDAIEKQNYESPPPVAILPLGTGNDLSRVMRWGGGLSSVEGQGGICALLNDVDHAAVTVLDRWNVAIKEKNGAEDQCTKQVKFMTNYIGVGCDAKVAYDFHTTREERPDKFCSQFVNKLIYAREGAKDIMDRSCSDLPWHVSLEVDGKNIEIPEDAEGVIVLNIPSYMGGVDLWQNDNEHDDDFGLQSVHDKMLEVVCISGMWHLGKLQVGLSRAHRLAQGKVIRLHLHSSFPVQVDGEPWIQPPGCLEISHRGQMFMLRRTSEEPTGHAAAIMSEVLVNAECNGVIDAAQKRLLLHEIALRLSS, encoded by the exons ATGGACCTTGTGGGATCGCTGCTAGTGAACATGTCTCACTTGGTTGACACCTCGGGGCTCCAGTTCTTTGGCTGGCTCATCACCGCCGGCTCCGTCGGCCTCGCAGCTCTTATCTACGCCCTCCTCAGGCTACAGAGGGCGGCGTCGCTCTACTGGATCAAGGCGGCCGCCAGGGAGAAGAAGGCGGCGTGGAAGGCCTTGAGGTGCCCCAGCTCCAGCCACACCTGGACCGAGGACTACTTCCGCGGTGGCCACCCTTCGACGTGCTGCGTGTGCCTGTCGTCCCTGAGTAGCACTCAGGGTGTCGGCTCTCGGGGTGCTGATGCTGTTGTGGTCCACCGGTGCTCGGTTTGTGGGGTGGCAGCCCATTCGGGCTGCTCGCGGCGTGCTGAGAAGGACTGCAAGTGTGTTTCACAGCACGGTGCTTCCACTTTGCTGCATCACTGGTCGGAGAGGTGGGTGGAGGTGGATGACAACCCAGAGATGTCCTCTTTCTGCTACTACTGCGATGAGCCATGTGGTGTGCCATTTCTTGGTGTCTCTCCTATATGGCGCTGCCTGTGGTGCCAGCGGCAGATCCATGTTGATTGTCATGCAAAGCTGTTAAAGGAGACTGGGAATACTTGTGATCTAGGCCTTCTTAGGAGGCTCATTGTCCCTCCTCTATCAGTGAAGGAGGTTGGCCAAGGACCAGCAATCACTGGAATGTTCAACTCAATCAAGGAAGGTCTCGTCACTTCATCAGTTAGGGGGAGGATCAAGAGGCGAGGCAACAAGAAACGCATAAACAACCAACCTGGTGGTAAAACAAGTGTGGTTCCCACAAACAGCTCAATCCTTGATTCTGTACTGGAAGGGTTTGCTAGACTGCAGAACTTGGATGGAAAGTATGCGCTGACAAACCATAAGTTTACTGAGAATTCTCTCAAGCAAACACATGGATATGGCAGTCCTaatggagggaaaaagaagtaTGAAATTGTTGATTTGCCACAAGATTCAAGGCCACTGCTTGTTTTCATCAATGGCAAGAGTGGAGGACGGAGTGGGCCTTCTCTTAGAAGAAGACTCAACATGTTGCTAAATCCTATCCAG ATATTTGAGCTAAGTGCTTCTCAGGGACCTGAAGTCGGATTACAATTATTCCACAATGTAAAACACTTCAGAATCCTTGTTTGTGGTGGAGATGGGACTGTTGCATGGGTTCTTGATGCTATTGAAAAGCAGAACTATGAATCTCCTCCCCCTGTTGCCATTCTTCCATTAGGAACAGGAAATGACCTATCCCGTGTTATGCGCTGGGGTGGAGGTCTGTCTTCTGTTGAAGGACAAGGGGGAATATGTGCACTTCTAAATGATGTTGACCATGCAGCAGTTACAGTGCTGGATCGCTGGAATGTTGCCATCAAAGAGAAGAATGGAGCAGAAGATCAATGCACCAAGCAAGTTaaatttatgactaattatatag GCGTCGGATGTGATGCCAAGGTTGCATATGACTTCCACACTACTAGAGAAGAAAGACCAGATAAATTCTGCAGTCAG TTTGTCAACAAGCTGATATATGCTAGAGAAGGCGCTAAGGATATCATGGATAGGTCATGTTCTGATTTACCGTGGCATGTTAGCCTTGAAGTTGATGGAAAGAACATTGAAATTCCAGAG GATGCAGAAGGTGTGATTGTTCTGAATATACCTAGCTACATGGGCGGTGTTGATCTTTGGCAAAATGACAATGAACATGATGATGATTTTGGTTTGCAATCCGTGCATGACAAAATGCTCGAGGTTGTCTGTATTTCTGGGATGTGGCATCTAGGAAAACTGCAG GTGGGACTCTCTAGAGCACACAGGCTAGCCCAAGGGAAAGTTATAAGATTGCACCTCCACAGTTCATTCCCTGTTCAGGTTGATGGCGAGCCATGGATCCAGCCACCTGGGTGCCTTGAGATATCTCATCGTGGGCAG ATGTTCATGTTGAGGAGGACATCTGAAGAGCCCACTGGGCATGCCGCTGCTATCATGAGTGAGGTTCTTGTGAATGCAGAGTGCAATGGTGTGATCGATGCTGCTCAGAAGAGATTACTCCTCCACGAGATTGCACTACGTTTATCCTCCTGA